The Ignavibacteriota bacterium genome contains a region encoding:
- a CDS encoding HAMP domain-containing protein, with amino-acid sequence MSRLNLDFSLSLHRRRYGVIVISLLLLLALVFIGKNILVSNLELDWISIKTEKEQSLIHSVQTSFQKFQDESVDAVKTIAQHSTIVSSLSNGSTSTKSLFEQIGIFPFAEQTIELYDSSKTILSWNGNEGIRTDTLWLKPKPNSLVVQGPIYSFLIVAYPVLSNSRVSGYVVSKRLFDVNYPINNRFINADVFSSTFTSRLGMTVQLEFSSSSKITDGMISVPLNGIDGSRICTVILPSLHLEEQKERTQTVERNIFHVLLILLFLSLVIGIASLKRVQQRHGIRLFMWVAVICFARYLLVWFDIPSEFVQLKIFEPTYFASVFGFGIAKSVGDLFLTSIAFLGTIILLANSLMNGNWLTKKNSNPITTWGCIFIFALVAPLFLRGFAAVIRSAVFDSTLSYYDPMYILPQFPLGVMLLSLVLISVALIIACVTGIIASYFAINKRFSPSSPLRVWMIIAGLLVAGTILFELLHPSPLFSLYERFGYLALFIVGAMSVSQSFSQKNIFTNFKSLVLLSATSIVALLYPLDQQTHEYDRSHAEDHALNIIQPADNYLKILTRQALQELSNSEIINSFRETEPNVLKKLAFKAWARSILSREGYNCSVTFYTNDGTILSTFYLGADWSSPSVHPDSLAYPKSVELVERSIGSHLVNVYEGYAPVRNETGFLEGGVSVQVSAGAQSLLGGETPEFFRNSSGNNFNTHARQFIFSEYVNGKLAYSSSETFPLENELPVQVQHQTQHQINCWIDERINNETYETYFFRPIDSPIAGTWYSLSMKKLDAGWHLFNLLRIVLFFALCLLVCFLVYVSISFVQGKRSKLSFRTKLILAFFVVALIPTAILAYYNRQYAIEHAEKSIIEQLKRETTTIASALQRQWTILTPFDLETFKDRHAITVANDVQIDFTVFSDAFESASSKPELFRAELFDRRMSSDAYSNIVLQQKGFYTNVQSIGTLQYIVGYRPLLTEAGTTFGVVAVPTLFRLQEIDEEIVQRNAYLFGAFMFAMLVASVVGFISSRQISSPLHRLLQATKKIGTGDFDVRIRSDRTDEFGELEQSFETMLHNLKLSQDEIIKAQRELAWKEMAKQVAHEIKNPLTPMKLSIQHLRQAYVDRAGDFDKLLHQVSGTILEQIETLSRIASEFSHFGRMPERKIGQCDVHALLFDVTNLYKEHIGVMLDLQFCPNSPIISADKEELRRAFMNIIKNSIQAMNERGTIEVRTNIEHSMVNIRFHDTGPGIAEEAREHLFEPNFSTKTDGMGLGLAIVKKTIDDHGGSINIESEAGSGTTVIIQLPLYHHQSSRMND; translated from the coding sequence ATGAGTCGGCTGAACCTCGACTTCTCTCTCTCACTTCATCGAAGACGATATGGAGTTATCGTCATTTCTCTTTTGTTGTTGTTGGCGCTTGTTTTCATCGGCAAGAACATTCTCGTGAGCAATCTTGAGCTAGATTGGATTTCCATCAAAACAGAAAAAGAACAATCGCTCATTCACTCCGTTCAAACTTCATTTCAAAAATTTCAGGATGAATCTGTTGACGCAGTCAAAACGATTGCACAACATTCGACCATCGTCAGTTCTTTATCAAACGGGTCCACTTCAACGAAATCATTGTTCGAACAAATTGGAATTTTCCCGTTCGCCGAACAAACCATCGAATTGTATGATTCTTCAAAAACAATTCTTAGTTGGAACGGAAACGAAGGAATTCGGACGGACACACTTTGGTTGAAGCCAAAACCAAATTCATTGGTCGTGCAGGGACCGATTTATTCGTTTCTCATTGTCGCTTATCCCGTTCTCAGCAATTCAAGAGTGAGCGGCTATGTTGTTTCCAAACGCTTGTTCGATGTGAATTATCCAATCAACAACCGCTTCATCAACGCCGATGTGTTTAGTTCAACGTTCACTTCGCGCTTGGGGATGACTGTTCAATTGGAGTTTTCTTCTTCTTCAAAAATTACAGACGGAATGATTTCCGTTCCACTGAACGGAATTGATGGTTCCCGGATTTGCACGGTGATTCTTCCATCATTACATCTAGAAGAGCAAAAAGAGAGGACACAAACTGTCGAGCGGAATATTTTCCACGTCTTACTGATTCTATTGTTTTTGAGTTTGGTCATTGGCATTGCTTCTTTGAAACGAGTGCAACAACGGCACGGCATCCGATTATTCATGTGGGTAGCCGTCATTTGCTTTGCTCGTTACCTTCTCGTTTGGTTCGACATTCCTTCTGAATTTGTCCAATTAAAAATCTTCGAGCCGACATACTTTGCTTCGGTGTTCGGGTTCGGCATTGCTAAATCTGTCGGCGACTTGTTCCTTACCTCCATCGCATTCCTTGGAACGATTATTCTCTTGGCAAACTCACTTATGAACGGAAATTGGTTAACAAAGAAGAATTCGAATCCAATTACCACGTGGGGTTGTATTTTCATTTTCGCACTGGTGGCGCCACTGTTCCTCCGCGGTTTTGCGGCTGTCATCCGTAGCGCCGTGTTTGATTCAACGCTGAGTTACTACGACCCGATGTACATTCTTCCGCAATTTCCGCTCGGCGTTATGTTACTGAGTCTCGTTCTTATTTCTGTTGCGTTGATTATTGCATGCGTCACGGGCATCATCGCGTCATATTTTGCAATCAATAAAAGGTTTTCTCCATCATCACCGCTTCGCGTATGGATGATTATCGCAGGACTCTTGGTGGCGGGAACTATTCTCTTTGAACTTCTCCATCCGAGTCCCCTCTTTTCCTTGTATGAACGATTTGGATATCTCGCACTCTTTATCGTTGGGGCGATGAGCGTTTCACAGTCATTCTCACAAAAAAATATTTTCACCAACTTCAAATCTCTTGTTCTTCTTTCTGCAACCAGTATTGTTGCACTCCTCTATCCGCTCGACCAACAGACACACGAATATGACCGCTCCCATGCAGAAGACCATGCGTTGAATATCATTCAACCTGCGGATAACTATTTGAAAATCCTGACGCGGCAGGCATTGCAGGAATTATCGAACAGCGAAATCATCAATTCGTTTCGCGAAACCGAACCGAATGTTTTGAAGAAACTCGCGTTCAAGGCGTGGGCACGAAGCATTCTCAGCCGTGAGGGATACAACTGCTCTGTCACCTTCTATACCAATGACGGAACAATTCTCAGCACGTTTTATCTTGGCGCAGATTGGTCGTCTCCAAGCGTTCACCCCGATTCGCTTGCCTATCCGAAATCGGTTGAACTCGTGGAGCGTTCCATCGGTTCACACCTCGTCAATGTGTATGAAGGCTACGCACCCGTTCGGAATGAAACCGGATTTCTTGAAGGAGGCGTTTCGGTTCAGGTCTCGGCGGGGGCGCAATCGTTGCTCGGAGGCGAGACGCCGGAATTCTTCCGAAATTCTTCCGGGAACAATTTCAATACCCATGCCCGGCAATTTATTTTTTCTGAATACGTGAACGGCAAACTCGCGTATTCTTCTTCGGAAACGTTTCCTTTGGAAAACGAACTCCCCGTACAGGTACAACATCAAACACAGCATCAAATAAATTGTTGGATTGATGAACGAATCAATAACGAAACGTATGAGACATATTTCTTCCGACCAATTGACTCGCCAATTGCCGGGACATGGTATTCGCTCAGCATGAAAAAGTTGGATGCAGGATGGCATTTGTTCAACCTTCTCCGGATTGTGCTTTTTTTTGCACTTTGTTTGCTTGTTTGTTTTCTCGTGTACGTTTCGATTTCATTCGTGCAAGGCAAACGTTCGAAACTATCATTTCGCACCAAACTGATTCTTGCATTTTTTGTGGTCGCCCTGATACCGACGGCAATCCTTGCGTATTATAATCGCCAATATGCAATCGAACATGCAGAGAAATCCATCATCGAACAATTGAAACGGGAAACGACCACCATTGCGTCTGCGCTTCAGCGTCAGTGGACAATCCTTACCCCGTTTGATTTGGAAACATTCAAAGACAGACACGCAATTACCGTTGCGAACGATGTACAAATAGATTTTACTGTGTTCTCGGATGCGTTTGAATCGGCAAGCAGTAAACCGGAATTATTCCGTGCCGAATTATTCGACCGACGAATGAGTTCGGATGCGTATTCAAACATTGTTCTGCAACAAAAAGGATTTTATACCAACGTCCAATCAATCGGAACGTTGCAATACATCGTCGGGTATCGCCCGTTGCTGACGGAGGCAGGAACAACATTTGGCGTTGTTGCTGTGCCGACGTTGTTCCGGCTTCAGGAGATTGATGAAGAAATCGTACAACGCAACGCGTACCTGTTCGGTGCGTTTATGTTTGCAATGCTCGTTGCATCGGTTGTTGGTTTTATTTCTTCGCGTCAGATTTCTTCTCCGCTTCATCGCTTGCTTCAGGCAACAAAAAAAATCGGGACAGGAGATTTTGATGTGCGTATTCGTTCGGACAGAACGGATGAATTCGGTGAACTTGAACAATCATTCGAAACGATGCTTCACAATCTCAAACTATCGCAGGATGAAATCATCAAAGCACAGCGGGAACTTGCTTGGAAAGAAATGGCAAAACAAGTCGCGCACGAAATCAAAAACCCGCTCACTCCGATGAAACTTTCGATTCAGCATCTACGGCAAGCATACGTTGACCGGGCTGGCGATTTTGATAAACTGTTGCATCAAGTCAGCGGTACAATCCTGGAGCAAATAGAAACACTAAGCCGCATCGCCTCCGAATTTTCACATTTCGGCAGGATGCCTGAGCGGAAAATCGGACAGTGCGATGTACACGCGCTATTGTTTGATGTCACCAACTTATATAAAGAACACATCGGTGTTATGCTTGATTTGCAATTCTGCCCGAATTCCCCTATCATTTCAGCAGACAAAGAAGAGTTACGTCGAGCGTTTATGAATATTATCAAAAACTCCATTCAAGCAATGAACGAACGGGGAACAATCGAAGTCAGAACAAACATTGAACACTCAATGGTGAACATTCGCTTCCACGATACCGGACCCGGCATCGCGGAAGAGGCGCGTGAACATCTGTTTGAACCGAATTTTTCCACCAAGACCGATGGAATGGGATTGGGCTTGGCTATTGTCAAAAAAACAATTGACGACCACGGCGGCTCTATCAATATCGAAAGTGAAGCGGGAAGTGGGACAACAGTAATAATTCAACTGCCACTCTATCATCATCAATCGTCGAGAATGAATGATTAA
- a CDS encoding DUF4783 domain-containing protein, whose product MFDFVSILYPDGRMKHAFINILLIVLLPCTLCFAQEHSLSISTTASNDSLHEKTTQAEHLTSIVNEIETALQNNSVEKISKRFTKKVSLSLRGVESGTFSANQAHYIVQEFFSKQKLNNFRFTSKGTSGEELYATGGGTLFIRGKREVVQVYIGFIKSGPSYLISQFNIY is encoded by the coding sequence ATGTTCGACTTTGTGAGTATTTTATATCCCGATGGTAGAATGAAACACGCATTTATAAATATACTATTGATTGTATTGCTTCCCTGTACGTTGTGCTTTGCACAGGAACATTCACTTTCAATTTCCACGACCGCTTCAAACGATTCGCTTCACGAAAAAACGACGCAAGCCGAACATTTAACTTCCATCGTCAATGAAATCGAGACCGCTCTCCAAAATAATTCTGTTGAAAAAATTTCAAAACGGTTTACAAAAAAAGTGTCCCTCAGTCTTCGAGGAGTAGAAAGCGGAACCTTCAGCGCAAATCAAGCCCACTACATTGTGCAGGAATTTTTCTCGAAACAAAAACTGAACAATTTCCGGTTCACCTCGAAAGGAACTTCGGGAGAAGAATTGTATGCGACCGGAGGTGGAACGTTGTTCATTCGCGGCAAACGGGAGGTAGTTCAGGTGTATATCGGATTTATCAAATCCGGTCCCTCGTATTTGATTTCCCAATTCAATATCTACTAA